The Flavobacterium johnsoniae genomic sequence TTCATAATAATTTTTAAGGATTTAGTATTTTTTTAAGTTTCCCCTTAATTCTGTTCATTTTCACGCGCGCATTCACTTCGCTGATCCCTAAGGTTTCAGCTATTTCTTGATAATCTTTGTCTTCTAAATACATAAAAACTAATGCTTTTTCAATGTCATTCAATTGATAAACTGCTTTGTACATCAGTTTAATTTGTTCCTCTTCTTCATAATTGTAGTCAACATCTTTTACAAAATGCTGATGGTTTTCATAATCTACGGTAGAAATAGTTCTTTTGGTTTTTCGGTATAGTGTAATTGCAGTATTTAACGCAACACGATAGGTCCATGTTGAAAATTTACTGTCACCTCTAAATTTTGGGTAAGCTTTCCAAAGCTGAATGGTAATCTCTTGAAACAGATCTTTATGAGCGTCTTCGCC encodes the following:
- a CDS encoding RNA polymerase sigma factor, whose product is MSENLEQSFVAQLQANQNIIHKICRLYTAGEDAHKDLFQEITIQLWKAYPKFRGDSKFSTWTYRVALNTAITLYRKTKRTISTVDYENHQHFVKDVDYNYEEEEQIKLMYKAVYQLNDIEKALVFMYLEDKDYQEIAETLGISEVNARVKMNRIKGKLKKILNP